AGAATTCTTTTTCTAAAAATTCTTTAGGAACAAGAAACTCTGATTTGGCAAATTGATAATTGAGTTTTAAAGTTGTACCATCTTTTACTGAGTCGGCTGTTGAGTATTTATCTAAAGTTAAATTGCTGTCGCTGGCTTCACCAAATATCTCAAAAGTTCCTTTTTTACCTTTAGCAACTTTACTAACTGGCGTACCTGTAAACCCGATAAAAGTTGCATTGGGAAGCGCAGCCATTAAATAAGTGCCTAAATTACCGCCAGTGGTACGGTGGGCTTCATCGACTAAAACGGTAATTGTAGAACGTGGGTTAACTACATCCATTTTGTCGAATTTATGAATCATGGCGACAATTAAGCCACGATAATCTTGTCTGATTAGTTGTTGTAATTCATCTTTATTGTCTGCTAATTCATAGCTTTTAATACCGTAAGCTTTAAGATTCTTATCGAGTTGGTTTTCTAACTCGTTGCGGTCAATTACCATAATGACGGTATTATCGCCGCTAATATTGCTTAATAAAGCCGCAACGGTAATGATAGTCAGGGTTTTACCGCTACCTTGGGTATGCCAAACAAGACCCTGTTTTTTATCAGGGTCTTGAATACGTTCAATAACTTTTTCAACAGCACGGGTTTGGTGTTGACGAAGGATAACTTTTGTTAAACCGTTATCGCGATCGAGGAAAACTATGTAATATCTGAGAACTTTTAAAAAGCGTTCTTTATCAAAAAAAGTTTTAATTTTCTCTTCGTAATCACCTTCTGTAATGCTTTTGGAACCTAACCCCCCAACCCCCTTCCCTGAGAGGGAAGGGGGAGTAATTTTATTCCCCTCCCTTTGTAGGGGAGGGGTTAGGGGAGAGGTCAATTTCCACTCAAATAAATTTTTGCGGTTAGTATTCCAAGTTAAGCCATACCAAAAATTCCAAAGTTCGGTAACTTCAAAAACTTGGGGAAAAGTTAGTATTTCGGGAGTTTGTTTGTGGTAGCGGCGAATTTGGTCAATACCTAATGCTAAACCATCAGTTTTCCTTTCTCCTTTGGCTTCCGCAATAGCGATGGGGATACCGTTAATGAGAAAAATCACATCAGCACGATTTGAGAAAGCAATGCCTTTTTGTGTCCATTCATCAGTGACGTGGAAGATGTTATTTTCTGGGTTATTAAAATCAATGAGGGTAATGTTTCTATCACGTCTTTCTGCTTCGACAAAAACAGTTTCTTTTCCCTGCAACCAGTTTAAAGCCTCGCGGTTGCCTTCGATGGTGCTGTCAATGTTTCGCAGACGTTGGAGAATACCGTCTATATTGTTGGTTGTAACGACACCAGGATTGAGTTTAATTAGTTGCGTGCGGAGGATATCAGCTAAGTAGCGTTCTTTGAGCTTTTCGTCACTTTTGCCTTCTCGCCGTTGTAATGCTTCTTTTTTGGGTAAGTAGTCCCAGCCAATTTGATTAGCGTATTTTAGCATTGGTCTTTGAACGGCGGAGGCTTCAGACATAGTTTTTATTTTAGAAATTACAGAAGTCTGTAGGGTGTGTTACGCCGTAGGCTAACGCACCGTTAATTGTTGCTAGTACGTCGGTGCGTTACGCTGCGCGATAACACACCCTACATTTAAATTTTTTAAATTAAAGGTTGGGTTGAGAGTTTACCTGTCATCAGTTGTTCTAGCATGGCTTGAAAGAGTTCGTCGAGTATAGCGATTTCTTTTTCTAGAGAGGAAATTTTGCGATCGCAACTTTTTACAATCTCTGTAATTTCTTTTTGTTCTGAATAATCAGGCAAGGCTACTTTGATTTTCTGTTGGTTAGTGATTCCTACATAAGCCCTTGTGCTTTGTGTAGAGGCTAATGCTTTTAATTGATTTATAAAACTAGAAGACTGAAAGGCACTAACTAAGTAATTAGAGTTAAGTATTTTTTGTACCTTACTAACGCGATAATAAGTTATTTGAGGAGTTAAAATTACTATAGGATATAAATTTGTGAGAAAAGCTACTTCTCCAATAGTTCCTTTATGAGTTAATAAAACATCTCCTGGTTGGGCAAAACCTATTCTTAATTTTTGTAGCCACTCTTCGTTTAAATATCTAGCTTTTTCAAAAATAACTTGCCCATTTCTGATACAGTCTGCTGTCAAAATCGGAACTCCTTTATCTTGATAATCCTTCGCTCTTGGATGTCTTTCTCCATGATTTCCATCTTGAATTTGAAGAATAATTTCCTGCTTTAGTAATTCGCCTAACTTCACAACATCCCAACTCTTAGGAATTTCCCCTATCTCCTTCTCCTCACGCGGTTCATTGCGAGTACCATGAGTAAAGAGATACTGCATCAGTGCAGCTTTGCGTTCCCGTTCCAGTTCTAACTCTCGCTGACAGGTTTCTTTGGCTTTCTGAACAGTTCGCAGAGTGTGAGCAATTTCCTTTTGTTCGTGTAGTGGGGGAACTAATACAGGAATTTTTGCAGATGAACTTGCATTAAAAACAGAATTAACCGATGATTGAGAACCTTTCTGTGCAAAGAAGCCACTAATTCTTAAATATTGTAAATAATAAAGAAGAAATATATTGTTAATATTATTATTACAACGGAACCGTAAAATAAAGGACGAAAATGTATAGTCACCTTCTAGATTAAATAACGCTGTTTTTCCAATATGGTTTTTACTTCCACTCCGCCAATTAAACAAAATATCGCCTTTTTTAAGGATTAATTGGTCATATTTATTTTCAGGAATTTCATAATAGCGAAGAGTAGACAAATCTAGTGTTCCATCAAGAGTAATATTAATATTAGTAAAAATAGGTATACCAAAAGATTTATCTAGTAAATTGGCAACAGCAGCTTGTACTCCATAGACAATATCGGCAAGATTTTCAAGTTCTGTTACTTTCCATTCATCAGGAAGTTTATCAATATAATTAAGTTGAAAACTTAATTTGTAGGAGTTTATAGATTTTGTAGCCATCCGTAACGTCTCTTACTATAATTCATCAGCAATAATCAAATCAATCACTTCATTCTTATTCTTCCGATAAACCCGAAAATCACTATCCAACGTCAACACACTACTCCCTGCAATCAACTCACTCATCCTTACTAAACAAGCATCAGCCAAAGACATCGGCACATTTTGATACTGCTTCATTAATAATTCTATTTCTGAACTTTCATCAGTCAAGCGAAAAGGAATAACTATTTTTTCTGTCTTCAGCAAAGAAAAAATCAAATCATTAGCCCCATAAACATTTTTGAGTAAAAAACAAGACTCCACAATTACAGCTTCACAAGTGAACAAAGGCATTTTAATCTTTGCCAATTCAGTTTTAGCCCACTGATAAAATTTTTCCCGACGATTTAGATAAGCAACTAAAACGCCCGTGTCCACAATCACATTTGCTTTCATTCTTTGCCCATTTGTTCTAAATATGTTTTATTAGTTGCTAAATCTCCAGGCCCCCAATCAAGAGATCCAGCAATTTCTTTTGTGGCTTCATAAAAAGAAATTGCTTCTTTCTCTTCTTCTTTAAATTCCTGCTTTTGTACCTTAAACTGTAAAAATTCAATAAAATTTAACACATCATCTTGTTGCTCTAGAGTTAGAGAATCTAACTTTTCTAAAATTGTTTGTTTTCTATCAATTGATTGAGTCATTCCTGTATCCTCCTTGAAAAATCATCTAAAATCTAAAATTCAACTTAGCCAACACTTCATCTAAATCTCTATCAGCTTGTTCCCTTTCCTGTCTCGCAACCGCTAAATCAGCCAAAATATCATTAATTGAACGATGAACAACCTGATCATTAATATCCACAAACTGGGAAGGACTTAAATTATAATCTGCTTCCCTCACTTCCTCCAATTTAACAACTTTACTCAACTTCTCCCGTGTTTCCCAATTTCGATAAACCTCAGCAGCAGCCTTAATGCCTTCCTGTGTCAAAATATTTTTCGGGTCGCCCTTCACAAAATAATCAGCAGCATTAATCAGCATAAATTCGCCTTTCCTATCCAAAGGCTTCTGCCGATTTAATAAAATAATTACTCCTGGTGCAGTGGTGTTATAAAACAGGTTCTCTGGTAACAAAATCACTCCTTCAACCCTGTCCTTTTCCACAAACTCCTTGCGAATATCCCTCTCTTTATCTTTATTCTTACTTCCCGAACCGCGAGACACAGCCCCAGTATCTAAAATAACTGCTGCCCTGCCATTATCTTTTAGCGATGACCAAATATGCTGCATCCATCCCCAATCTGCTGTATTCTTAGGTGCAATACCTACTTGAAACCGTTCAAAAGAATCAGCCTCATAAGCATCTACATCATAGTTGTTGTCATTCCACATGGGATTAGAAACAACATAATTAAACCGCTTAATTTTACTATTAA
Above is a window of Nostoc sp. UHCC 0702 DNA encoding:
- a CDS encoding restriction endonuclease subunit S: MATKSINSYKLSFQLNYIDKLPDEWKVTELENLADIVYGVQAAVANLLDKSFGIPIFTNINITLDGTLDLSTLRYYEIPENKYDQLILKKGDILFNWRSGSKNHIGKTALFNLEGDYTFSSFILRFRCNNNINNIFLLYYLQYLRISGFFAQKGSQSSVNSVFNASSSAKIPVLVPPLHEQKEIAHTLRTVQKAKETCQRELELERERKAALMQYLFTHGTRNEPREEKEIGEIPKSWDVVKLGELLKQEIILQIQDGNHGERHPRAKDYQDKGVPILTADCIRNGQVIFEKARYLNEEWLQKLRIGFAQPGDVLLTHKGTIGEVAFLTNLYPIVILTPQITYYRVSKVQKILNSNYLVSAFQSSSFINQLKALASTQSTRAYVGITNQQKIKVALPDYSEQKEITEIVKSCDRKISSLEKEIAILDELFQAMLEQLMTGKLSTQPLI
- a CDS encoding PIN domain-containing protein, yielding MKANVIVDTGVLVAYLNRREKFYQWAKTELAKIKMPLFTCEAVIVESCFLLKNVYGANDLIFSLLKTEKIVIPFRLTDESSEIELLMKQYQNVPMSLADACLVRMSELIAGSSVLTLDSDFRVYRKNKNEVIDLIIADEL